The genomic stretch GGCCATCAGGCTTATCCGCATAAAATTCTGACCGGCCGTCGCGAACGCATTTCCACCATCCGCCAGAAAGGCGGGTTGCATCCGTTCCCGTGGCGCGGCGAAAGCGAATACGACACGTTGTCCGTCGGTCACTCCTCGACGTCCATCAGTGCCGGTCTGGGCATGGCTGTTGCCGCCGAGCGTGAAGGCAAAGGCCGCCGCACCGTTTGCGTGATTGGCGATGGCGCAATCACCGCCGGGATGGCTTTCGAGGCCATGAACCACGCGGGCGATATCAAACCTGACATGCTGGTTATCCTCAATGATAACGAGATGTCGATTTCCGAAAACGTCGGTGCGCTGAACAATCATCTGGCGCAATTGTTGTCCGGAAAACTGTATTCGCGACTGCGTGAAGGCGGTAAAAAAGTCCTGTCCGGCCTGCCGCCGATTAAAGAGCTGGTGCGTCGTACGGAAGAACATCTCAAAGGCATGATGGTGCCAGGCACGCTGTTTGAAGAGCTGGGTTTTAACTATATCGGTCCGGTTGACGGGCATGATGTGGTGGCGCTGGCACAAACGCTGAAGAACATGCGCGAGCTGAAAGGCCCGCAATTGCTGCACATCATGACCAGGAAAGGCAAAGGCTACGCACCGGCGGAAAAGGATCCGATCAGTTTCCACGCGGTGCCGAAATTCGATCCGGCTTCAGGCACACTGCCAAAAAGCAAAGAAGGTCTGCCCACTTATTCCAAAATCTTTGGCGACTGGCTGTGCGAAACAGCGGCCAAAGACAGCAAACTGATGGCGGTGACGCCTGCAATGCGCGAAGGCTCCGGCATGGTGCGCTTCTCGCGTGAATATCCGCAGCAGTATTTCGACGTCGCGATTGCTGAACAGCACGCCGTGACTTTTGCCGCCGGTCTGGCCATTGGCGGTTACAAGCCGATTGTCGCGATTTACTCGACGTTCCTGCAACGCGCGTACGATCAGGTGATCCACGATGTGGCTATCCAGAATCTGCCGGTGCTCTTCGCCATTGACCGTGGCGGCATCGTCGGAGCCGACGGTCAGA from Rahnella sikkimica encodes the following:
- the dxs gene encoding 1-deoxy-D-xylulose-5-phosphate synthase, yielding MSLELAKYPTLALAENPEDLRSLPKESLPKLCDELRQYLLASVSQSSGHFASGLGTVELTVAMHYVYNTPFDHVVWDVGHQAYPHKILTGRRERISTIRQKGGLHPFPWRGESEYDTLSVGHSSTSISAGLGMAVAAEREGKGRRTVCVIGDGAITAGMAFEAMNHAGDIKPDMLVILNDNEMSISENVGALNNHLAQLLSGKLYSRLREGGKKVLSGLPPIKELVRRTEEHLKGMMVPGTLFEELGFNYIGPVDGHDVVALAQTLKNMRELKGPQLLHIMTRKGKGYAPAEKDPISFHAVPKFDPASGTLPKSKEGLPTYSKIFGDWLCETAAKDSKLMAVTPAMREGSGMVRFSREYPQQYFDVAIAEQHAVTFAAGLAIGGYKPIVAIYSTFLQRAYDQVIHDVAIQNLPVLFAIDRGGIVGADGQTHQGAFDLSFLRCIPNMTIMTPSDENECRQMLHTGYHHNNGPVAVRYPRGSGTGATCEPLASLPIGKGVVRREGEKVAILNFGTLLPDALAAAEKRNATVVDMRFVKPLDEALIQELAASHEVLVTLEENAIMGGAGSGVNELLMSKRILVPVLNIGLADSFVPQGTQEEIRHDLGLDAEGIDRQITDWLA